A single region of the Demequina sp. genome encodes:
- a CDS encoding peptidoglycan-binding protein, protein MQRFLIDLGYLDGAADGDFGPVTKQAVRAWQAKLGVEKDGIVRASDIVFAARLPARVRVADDVQVGKRLSPGDVVLSVLDGEPEFTATITSGSTYDPSLPIEVTFGDETVQTVVASSQVDQSNNTMLTLRRQDGTSVCADECEQVSLNPAEAVYPAQQILIPSVTGPGVPAAAVWFTAAGDPYVVLVDGTQVPVTILGQGQGSVVLGGVEDGTTVVLAGTPASPTEGSPAESRTPAP, encoded by the coding sequence GTGCAGCGCTTTCTCATTGACCTTGGCTACCTCGACGGCGCCGCTGACGGCGACTTTGGCCCGGTCACGAAGCAGGCGGTGCGGGCGTGGCAGGCGAAGCTCGGCGTGGAGAAGGACGGGATTGTGCGCGCCAGCGACATAGTCTTCGCTGCGAGGCTGCCGGCGCGGGTGCGGGTGGCCGATGACGTTCAGGTGGGCAAGCGCCTCAGCCCCGGAGACGTGGTGCTGTCGGTGCTCGACGGGGAGCCAGAATTCACCGCCACGATCACCTCGGGCTCCACCTATGACCCGTCGCTGCCCATCGAGGTGACCTTCGGTGACGAGACGGTGCAGACGGTGGTTGCGAGTTCCCAGGTAGATCAGTCGAACAACACGATGTTGACGCTGAGGCGGCAAGACGGCACGTCCGTGTGCGCCGACGAATGCGAACAGGTGTCGTTGAACCCCGCCGAGGCCGTCTACCCCGCACAGCAGATCCTGATCCCTTCGGTGACGGGCCCCGGTGTGCCTGCCGCCGCGGTGTGGTTCACCGCCGCCGGAGACCCCTACGTTGTGCTTGTGGACGGTACCCAGGTGCCGGTGACCATCCTGGGCCAAGGTCAGGGCAGCGTCGTGCTCGGTGGGGTGGAGGACGGCACCACAGTGGTCCTGGCTGGCACGCCGGCGTCGCCGACCGAGGGCTCACCCGCCGAGTCGCGGACGCCGGCGCCATGA
- a CDS encoding ABC transporter ATP-binding protein, which yields MSVAAGDAAGPEARAAVGARGLSFAYRSSVAAVIENLTVDIPTGAVTTLTGPSGSGKSTLLYLLALMIRPSGGEVVWNGTAASSLPDAARSRLRAAQVGFVFQDALLDPSRTVLANVCDSGLFAGMSHADAASRARAMLTRFGVEHRADHRPGEISGGQAQRVAVCRALLTDPRVVFADEPTGNLDDDSAEVVWQALVGRAARGGTVILATHDRTLASRSDHEIRLTADGGAQLHSRVTA from the coding sequence ATGAGCGTGGCCGCCGGTGACGCGGCCGGTCCGGAAGCGCGAGCTGCCGTCGGCGCTCGTGGCCTCAGCTTCGCCTACCGGTCGAGCGTGGCTGCCGTCATCGAGAATCTGACGGTGGACATTCCGACCGGCGCGGTCACGACCCTCACAGGGCCCTCGGGCTCCGGTAAGTCGACCCTGCTGTACCTGCTCGCGCTGATGATCCGGCCGTCGGGGGGCGAGGTCGTCTGGAATGGCACCGCGGCCTCGAGCCTGCCGGACGCCGCCCGGTCGAGGCTTCGTGCCGCTCAAGTAGGGTTCGTCTTTCAGGACGCCCTGCTCGATCCCTCCCGAACCGTGCTGGCCAATGTCTGTGACTCCGGCCTCTTCGCGGGCATGTCACACGCCGACGCCGCCAGCAGAGCGCGCGCGATGCTGACCCGCTTTGGCGTGGAGCATAGGGCCGACCACCGGCCTGGAGAGATTTCCGGGGGCCAGGCCCAGCGCGTCGCAGTCTGTCGCGCCCTCCTCACCGACCCGCGCGTCGTCTTCGCGGACGAGCCCACGGGCAATCTCGACGATGACTCGGCCGAGGTCGTGTGGCAGGCGCTGGTGGGCCGCGCGGCACGCGGCGGAACCGTGATCCTCGCAACGCACGACAGAACCCTTGCGTCCCGCTCCGACCACGAGATCCGGCTCACCGCAGACGGCGGAGCCCAGTTGCACTCGCGGGTGACCGCATGA
- a CDS encoding TraY domain-containing protein — translation MATRQFNLRLDAALDERLEALAARTGRTKAFYAVEAIESFLNDREDYYLAKDALQEFRDSGEASISVDEIDFGSLGS, via the coding sequence ATGGCTACCAGGCAGTTCAATCTGCGGCTCGACGCGGCACTCGACGAGCGCCTCGAGGCGCTCGCGGCACGCACGGGTCGCACCAAGGCGTTCTACGCAGTCGAGGCCATCGAGTCATTCCTCAACGACCGGGAGGACTACTACCTCGCCAAGGACGCACTCCAGGAGTTTCGGGACTCTGGCGAGGCTTCGATCAGCGTCGATGAGATCGACTTCGGAAGTCTGGGCTCGTGA
- a CDS encoding type II toxin-antitoxin system RelE/ParE family toxin: MTYRVEITLKALKQVSKLDKATRLRIERFLKVGLDRENPRAQGRALVGEPFWRYRVGDYRILAAIEDGVLLVLVVDVEHRRSVYRSR; this comes from the coding sequence GTGACCTATCGGGTCGAGATCACCCTCAAGGCACTCAAGCAAGTCTCGAAACTAGACAAGGCGACCCGCCTTCGCATCGAGCGATTCCTCAAGGTGGGGCTCGACCGCGAGAATCCGCGCGCCCAAGGCAGGGCTCTCGTCGGGGAGCCCTTCTGGCGCTATCGCGTGGGCGACTACCGAATCCTGGCGGCGATCGAGGACGGCGTGCTGCTTGTGCTGGTTGTCGACGTCGAGCATCGCCGCAGCGTCTACCGCAGTCGGTGA